From Pseudomonadota bacterium, a single genomic window includes:
- a CDS encoding polysaccharide deacetylase family protein has product MEGASTLRVLLYHHVHDGPDGSFRITPARFRRQMEALLAAWYVPVTLDRVLDAGPTRPLPANAVLITFDDAYEDVFEHARPILRELEVPATLFVITDVVGGTNSWDAGMPPHRHMTAEQIGELAREGWSIGSHSRTHPALTSADCDLEAE; this is encoded by the coding sequence ATGGAGGGCGCATCGACCCTCCGAGTGCTGCTCTACCACCACGTTCACGATGGCCCGGACGGGTCGTTCCGCATCACCCCCGCGCGGTTCCGCCGCCAGATGGAGGCGCTGCTGGCCGCGTGGTACGTGCCGGTGACCCTCGATCGGGTGCTCGACGCCGGACCGACGCGCCCGCTGCCGGCCAATGCGGTGCTCATCACGTTCGATGACGCCTATGAAGACGTGTTCGAGCACGCGCGTCCCATCTTGCGCGAGCTCGAGGTTCCGGCCACGCTGTTCGTCATCACCGATGTCGTGGGGGGAACCAATTCCTGGGATGCGGGAATGCCGCCCCATCGGCACATGACCGCAGAGCAGATCGGTGAACTGGCGCGCGAGGGATGGAGCATCGGCTCGCACTCGCGCACCCATCCGGCGCTCACGTCTGCCGACTGCGACCTCGAGGCCGAGC